The Aspergillus nidulans FGSC A4 chromosome VIII genome contains the following window.
CGAGTACGAAATCGACAAGAAACTGGGCATGTCTGGGTTGGAAGCCGTCGAGAAACTTGGCATTGAAAAGTACAACGAAGAGTGTAGGGCCATTGTCATGAGGTTTGCGTCTGAATGGCGAGAAACCATTGAGCGGCTTGGCCGCTGGATTGACTTCGACAATGACTACAAGGTTAGTCTTTCCAGGGTAGAGGGGGTTCGTGCGCGAGAACTGACCTGACTTTTGCCGCCCAGACTATGAACACCTCGTTTATGGAATCCGTGTGGTGGGTTTTCAAGCAGCTGTTCGACAAAGGACTTGTTTACAAGGGCTTCCGTGTCATGCCCTACTCGACTGCGCTAAACACCCCGCTTTCCAACTTCGAAGCTCAGCAAAATTACAAGGATGTTCAGGATCCCGCCATTGTGGTCACATTTCCCCTCCTGGATGATCCAGAGACATGTCTTCTCGCGTGGACAACCACGCCCTGGACCCTGCCCTCCAACACGGCCCTCGCGGTACACCCGGATTTCGAATATATCAAAATCTTTGATGAAGCTTCCGGAAAGCACTACATCTTGCTCGAGTCTCTGCTTCGAACTATCTATaaggaccccaagaaagcCAAATTCAAAATTGTCTCGAAATTCAAGGGATCAGAGATGAAAGATTGGAAGTACCAGCCTCTTTTCAACTACTTTTACGAGACCTTCAAGGACCACGGGTACCGCGTCCTGAACGCCACATATGTCACTGCCGATGACGGTACTGGTATTGTCCACCAGGCTCCTTCGTACGGTGAGGATGATTACAAGGTCGGTGTGGAAGGAGGTGTTATTGACGAGACCCGCCCTCCGCCTAACCCGGTCGACGACATGGGCTGCTTCACATCCGAGGTTCCCGAGTTCCAGGGCCAACatgtcaaggctgccgaCAAAGCTATCATCAAGCATCTTAAGGGCACTGGACGTCTGCTTGTCGACAGCCAGATTACTCACAGTTACCCGTTTTGTTGGCGTTCGGACACTCCGCTGATCTACCGGGCGGTTCCTTCATGGTTTGTCAAGATCCAACCCATTATCCCCAAGATGCTCGAGGGTATCGAAGACTCGCACTGGGTTCCCAGCGCCGTCAAGGATAAGAGATTTGCTAGCTGGATTCAGAACGCTCGTGACTGGAACATCTCTCGTAATCGATTCTGGGGTACTCCGCTGCCTCTTTGGGCCAACGAGGACTTCAGCGAAGTTGTCGCTGTTGGCAGCATTCAGGAGCTTAAAGAGCTCAGTGGCTACGAAGGGGAGATCACTGACATTCATCGCGACAAGGTGGATAAGATTACAATCCCGAGCAAGAAGGGGAATGGTGTTCTTCGTCGCGTCAGTGAAGTGTTCGACTGTTGGTTTGAATCAGGTTCGATGCCGTACGCTCAGCAACACTATCCGTTTGAAAACAAGGAGCAATTCGAGAAGAGCTTCCCCGGTGACTTCATTGCCGAGGGTCTGGACCAAACTCGTGGCTGGTTCTACACCTTGACCGTCCTTGGCACCCATCTATTCGGTAAGCTGCCCTTTAAGAACTGTGTAGTGAACGGTATCGTGCTTGCAGaagatggaaagaagatgTCCAAGCGGTTGAAGAACTATCCCGACCCGTCGCTTATCATGGACCGGTATGGTTCGGATGCCCTCCGGCTCTACCTCATCAACTCTCCTGTTGTTCGAGCGGAGCCTCTGCGCTTCAAGGAGTCTGGTGTCAAGGAGATTGTTGCCAAGGTTCTCCTTCCTCTATGGAACAGTTACAAGTTCTTTGAGGGTCAGGCAGCTCTTCTCAAGAAGACCGCGGGAATTGATTTCATGTGGGACCCTAAAGTCGAAGCTACCAACACCAACGTCATGGACCGTTGGATCTTAGCCAGCTGCCAGAGTCTGCTCAAGTTCGTTAACCAGGAGATGGCGGGATACCGTCTGTACACCGtcgttcctcgccttctAGGCCTCATTGAAAACACCACGAACTGGTACATCCGATTCAACCGAAAGCGTCTCAAGGGAGAAAACGGTGTGAATGACACTTTGCATGCTCTGAACACGCTCTTCGAGGTTCTTTACACCTTGGTTAGGGGACTTGCCCCATTTACACCTTTCCTCACCGATAACATCTATGGGCGTCTTCTCCCCCACATTCCTGAAGCCATCCGCGGCGAGGACAGCCGGAGCGTTCActtccttcccttccccgAAGTCCGTGAGGAGCTGTTcgatgaagttgttgagAGAAGAGTCGCACGGATGCAAAAGGTCATTGAAATGGCCCGTGTTTCGCGCGAGCGTCGGTCTCTTGGTCTGAAGACCCCGTTGAAGTCCCTCGTTGTGATCCATCAGGATCAGCAATACCTTGACGATGTGAAGTCCCTGGAGGGCTACATCCTTGAGGAGATCAACATCCAGGAGCTCATTCTGTCCACCGACGAAGAGAAGTACAACGTGCAGTACAGCGTGTCCGCTGACTGGCCGACACTTGGtaagaagttgaagaaggatgcacAAAAGGTCAAGAAGGCTCTGCCCTCGTTGACCAGCGATGATGTGAAGAAGTTTGTTGCCGAAAAGACGATTCTTGTTGACGGCATTGAGCTCGTTGAAGGAGACCTTGTTGTCAAGAGAGGTCTTAAGCAGGACGCTTCCGCCGAGGATAAAGAGCCCGCTGCTGATGCCGACGTCTTGACTATTCTCGATGTCAAGTTGTACCCCGAACTAGCTCACCAGGGTCTTGGTCGAGAAATCGTCAACCGACTTCAGCGTCTCCGTAAAAAGGCTGGCTTGGTCCCTACTGATGACGTCAAGATGGAATACGTCGTTCTCTCGGACCCAGACAATATCGGCATTGCAGAGGCTTTCAACACTCAGGCTTCGGTCATTGAAAAGGCGGTGCGTCGGCCGCTTGAGAAACGTGATTCAGCTGATGGCAAGTTGCCCAGCGCAGACGAGGAGGGTATGATCATgcaagaggagcaggaagtACAGAACGCCACTTTCTTATTGCGGCTGCTGAAGCTGTAGATGGGGTAGACAGAAATAATTTACTTTCTAGACCCAGATATCACTTGGTAGAAATCTTAATGTTCCCAAAATAGCATATATTATGAGTTGATCTATACCCATTCCAATATTCTCAGCAACCAAAGTGACGATGGAGTCTCAGACGATGAAATCGTAGCCGAGGCACAAAGCCATCGGTTGCCATATTATACGTAATCTTTTAACATATCTCCTCTCATTCAAGCTTTCTTGGACGCCGCCTTCTGATAGTCAGCCATATTTCACTAGAAGAGCCGGATATTATACCAAGAAGCAATCTTTAAGCTTCATAAACTCTTTTACACACATGTCCTTGTGCACTCCTTGGTAGTCTGCGACAATGCACTTGCCATACGCAGCTGCCTGCATTGATCGAATTAGATTCTATCACCAAGATGCCGGGAAAGGCGGACATTACCTCCGTGGCACACTTGGAAGTGGCCTTTGCAAACTTTTCAATTGGCCGTGTCCGTGTTGATGGCatcttttcctctctttaTGGTTAATCCTGGATATGATAGCATCCAGAGCGGGATATCAACTAGCTATTACATAATCACGATATCTTCAGCACGTGACAACTTGCATGTTTGGGTACGCGACCGGAACATTGGTTGCAGTAAGACGACAACAAGCGAGAAATTGGCCCCGGCATTACCTCCCTTAaggtttcttttttttttttaaaagTCTTATCGATGCTATTAAGCGTCGAAAATTTGAGGACGGCGAGATTTTGCGTTCTATCGTCCTTCAGTGCTCGCAATGGTCTATTTGGTTCCCCGGCTCCATGACCCATCTGCGAAGAACACGCGTTAGGCCGCGGATATTTCGATGCCTCCCGTTCCCGCTCAGCGAAGAGCTCTATCCTATGAAGATCCGGCCCTTTCAGACGAAGGTGCGCAATTGAATTGTGGCTCTATACTGAGTTTCCAAGAATTTCCGAAGCTAATGACAAAGTTTCCTTACACTAGATGtcggcttcctcttccaagTCATCACTCGCGCGGAGCGCCATCCAGATGCCGATCGCCTTCCCTACAGAGTCCTGTTCAAAGAGTACGATGCGGCGATTGAGGAGCATGGGCCGGAGGCGGATCCGGGCTATGCCTGTATGCGCTTTCTGTTCAAGATGGGAtacgtcgcaggagatactCTGTTTGAGAAATTTGAGAACTTGCTCCAGCAGATGGGCATTGTGATTGAATTTGGCAATGAGGAGAACGATACGGATGGTTACACGGATAATTTCTCAGTTGTCGATGCTGCGCCGAGAGAAAGGCCTAGTCCTGCTTCACGAGACAACATTCAGACACCGCGACCGCGGCGAGCGTCATTCAACTCAGTATATGATCTTGGAGACGACCCTACCACTCGAAGCTTTATCAACCGTCCTAGCTCGCGGTCATCGTTGTCGCGACTGCAGACTGGCAAACCTGAGTTTGAGGCATCACCACAAAATCATACAGCGGCTAGCAGGAGGACTGAGTCGCCGGACAGGACGCAACTTATTGCACAATTCATGGATGTAGGTCGCCGTCTTATTAGTAAGATGGGTGCATTTCAGTCGGCCAAAGAGCAGACAAAGGAATTCTCCTCCGCCGTTAACGAGGACCGTTCCAGAAGAATGGCCGCGGCTTCTCGGGCCAAAGCGCGCAAGCCAAGG
Protein-coding sequences here:
- a CDS encoding isoleucine--tRNA ligase ILS1 (transcript_id=CADANIAT00001964) — its product is MSIDFPKEEETILKRWKEINAFQRQVELSKGRKPYTFYDGPPFATGLPHYGHLLASTIKDIIPRYWSMKGHYVERRFGWDTHGVPIEYEIDKKLGMSGLEAVEKLGIEKYNEECRAIVMRFASEWRETIERLGRWIDFDNDYKTMNTSFMESVWWVFKQLFDKGLVYKGFRVMPYSTALNTPLSNFEAQQNYKDVQDPAIVVTFPLLDDPETCLLAWTTTPWTLPSNTALAVHPDFEYIKIFDEASGKHYILLESLLRTIYKDPKKAKFKIVSKFKGSEMKDWKYQPLFNYFYETFKDHGYRVLNATYVTADDGTGIVHQAPSYGEDDYKVGVEGGVIDETRPPPNPVDDMGCFTSEVPEFQGQHVKAADKAIIKHLKGTGRLLVDSQITHSYPFCWRSDTPLIYRAVPSWFVKIQPIIPKMLEGIEDSHWVPSAVKDKRFASWIQNARDWNISRNRFWGTPLPLWANEDFSEVVAVGSIQELKELSGYEGEITDIHRDKVDKITIPSKKGNGVLRRVSEVFDCWFESGSMPYAQQHYPFENKEQFEKSFPGDFIAEGLDQTRGWFYTLTVLGTHLFGKLPFKNCVVNGIVLAEDGKKMSKRLKNYPDPSLIMDRYGSDALRLYLINSPVVRAEPLRFKESGVKEIVAKVLLPLWNSYKFFEGQAALLKKTAGIDFMWDPKVEATNTNVMDRWILASCQSLLKFVNQEMAGYRLYTVVPRLLGLIENTTNWYIRFNRKRLKGENGVNDTLHALNTLFEVLYTLVRGLAPFTPFLTDNIYGRLLPHIPEAIRGEDSRSVHFLPFPEVREELFDEVVERRVARMQKVIEMARVSRERRSLGLKTPLKSLVVIHQDQQYLDDVKSLEGYILEEINIQELILSTDEEKYNVQYSVSADWPTLGKKLKKDAQKVKKALPSLTSDDVKKFVAEKTILVDGIELVEGDLVVKRGLKQDASAEDKEPAADADVLTILDVKLYPELAHQGLGREIVNRLQRLRKKAGLVPTDDVKMEYVVLSDPDNIGIAEAFNTQASVIEKAVRRPLEKRDSADGKLPSADEEGMIMQEEQEVQNATFLLRLLKL